The Streptococcus viridans genome includes a window with the following:
- the pepF gene encoding oligoendopeptidase F, whose product MVKQRNEIDEKYQWDLSTIFATDQAWEEEATALAAAIKDAAHFAGSLLSSPANLLETTEVYLDLSRRLEKVYVYAHMKNDQDTRVAKYQEFQSKAMSLYSFLGETFAFYEPEFMEITEEQYANFLKEVPALEAYAHYFDKLLKTKEHVLSQKEEELLAGAGEIFAAAGETFEILDNADIVFPMVKDDQGQEVQLTHGNYISLVESKDRQVRKEAYQALYGVYEQYQHTYAKTLQTNVKVHNYNAKVRKFSSAREAALSANFIPESVYDSLVEAVNKHLPLLQRYVKLRSKILGIEDLKMYDVYTPLSSTDYKFTYEEALAKSEQALAVLGDDYLSRVKRAFTERWIDVHVNQGKRSGAYSGGSYDTNAFMLLNWQDTLDNLFTLVHETGHSMHSSYTRETQPYVYGDYSIFLAEIASTTNENILTEQLLAEVEDDETRFAILNHFLDGFRGTVFRQTQFAEFEHAIHKADQEGQVLTSEFLNELYADLNEKYYGLSKEDNSEIQYEWARIPHFYYNYYVFQYSTGFAAASALAEKIVHGTQEDKDKYIEYLKAGNSDYPLNVIRKAGVDMEKEDYLHAAFEVFERRLNEFEALVEKLGLA is encoded by the coding sequence ATGGTAAAACAACGAAATGAAATTGATGAAAAATACCAATGGGATTTGTCGACCATTTTTGCGACAGACCAAGCTTGGGAGGAAGAAGCAACTGCTTTAGCTGCAGCCATTAAAGATGCTGCCCATTTTGCAGGTTCTCTATTGTCTTCTCCAGCTAACCTATTAGAAACCACAGAAGTTTATTTGGACTTGAGCCGTCGTTTGGAGAAGGTCTATGTTTACGCCCATATGAAGAATGACCAGGATACACGCGTAGCCAAATACCAAGAATTCCAATCAAAAGCGATGTCTCTTTATAGCTTTTTAGGGGAAACTTTTGCCTTCTACGAACCAGAATTTATGGAGATTACCGAAGAGCAATATGCCAACTTCTTGAAAGAAGTCCCTGCCTTAGAAGCTTATGCTCATTACTTTGACAAATTGCTCAAAACCAAAGAGCACGTTCTTTCCCAAAAGGAAGAAGAGTTACTAGCAGGAGCGGGTGAAATCTTTGCTGCGGCAGGTGAAACCTTTGAGATTTTGGACAATGCCGATATCGTCTTCCCGATGGTGAAGGATGACCAAGGACAAGAAGTACAGTTGACCCATGGAAACTATATTTCTTTGGTAGAATCTAAGGATCGCCAAGTCCGTAAGGAAGCTTACCAGGCCTTGTATGGTGTCTACGAACAGTACCAACATACCTATGCTAAGACCCTTCAGACCAACGTCAAGGTTCACAATTACAATGCCAAGGTTCGTAAATTCTCAAGCGCGCGTGAGGCAGCTCTTTCTGCTAACTTTATCCCAGAGAGCGTCTACGATAGTCTAGTAGAAGCAGTGAATAAGCACTTGCCTTTGTTGCAACGCTACGTGAAACTCCGCTCAAAAATCTTGGGAATTGAAGATTTGAAGATGTATGATGTCTACACACCATTATCTTCTACCGATTACAAGTTCACCTATGAAGAAGCCCTTGCCAAGTCTGAGCAAGCTTTGGCGGTGCTTGGTGATGACTACCTATCCCGCGTGAAGCGCGCCTTCACTGAACGTTGGATCGATGTTCATGTCAACCAAGGAAAACGCTCAGGTGCCTATTCAGGTGGATCGTATGACACCAATGCCTTTATGTTGTTGAACTGGCAAGATACATTGGATAATCTCTTCACCTTGGTGCATGAGACTGGTCACAGTATGCACTCCAGCTATACCCGTGAAACCCAGCCTTATGTCTATGGGGACTATTCGATCTTCCTTGCTGAGATAGCTTCCACAACCAATGAAAATATCTTGACCGAGCAACTGTTAGCAGAAGTAGAAGATGATGAAACCCGTTTTGCTATTCTCAACCACTTCTTGGATGGTTTCCGTGGTACGGTCTTCCGTCAAACCCAGTTTGCTGAGTTTGAACATGCGATTCACAAGGCCGACCAAGAAGGACAGGTCTTGACCAGCGAATTCTTGAATGAGCTCTATGCGGACTTGAATGAGAAATACTATGGTCTTTCTAAAGAAGACAATTCAGAAATCCAATACGAATGGGCTCGCATTCCTCATTTCTACTATAACTACTATGTTTTCCAATATTCAACTGGTTTTGCAGCAGCCTCTGCCTTGGCTGAGAAAATCGTTCATGGAACACAGGAAGATAAGGACAAATACATAGAATATTTGAAGGCTGGAAATTCGGATTATCCACTCAACGTGATCCGCAAGGCGGGTGTCGATATGGAAAAAGAAGACTACCTCCATGCAGCCTTTGAAGTCTTTGAACGTCGTCTCAATGAATTTGAGGCACTGGTTGAAAAATTAGGATTGGCCTAA
- a CDS encoding O-methyltransferase yields MVESYSKNANHNMRRPVVKEEIVSFMRERQAPVTDALKELEEFARRENIPVIPHETVAFFRLFLQTMKPKSILEIGTAIGFSALLMAEQVPDAKIMTIDRNEEMIGFAKENFARFDQRKQITLLEGDAVDLLEHIEQRFDLIFMDSAKSKYIVFLPEVLKRLEVGGVVILDDIFQGGDVARDIMEVRRGQRTIYRGLQRLFDATLDHPSLTTSLIPLGDGILMIRKNQEEISLPTEE; encoded by the coding sequence ATGGTTGAGTCTTACAGTAAAAATGCCAACCACAATATGCGCCGCCCAGTTGTGAAGGAGGAAATTGTCTCCTTCATGCGGGAGCGCCAAGCACCTGTTACGGATGCCTTAAAGGAGCTAGAAGAATTTGCTCGTCGGGAGAATATTCCCGTCATCCCTCATGAAACGGTTGCTTTCTTCCGTCTCTTTTTGCAGACCATGAAACCCAAGTCGATCTTAGAAATCGGGACGGCGATTGGTTTTTCAGCCCTATTGATGGCGGAGCAAGTGCCGGATGCAAAGATTATGACCATTGATCGCAACGAGGAAATGATTGGTTTTGCCAAGGAAAACTTTGCTCGTTTTGACCAGCGCAAGCAAATCACTCTTTTAGAGGGTGATGCGGTGGACCTGCTGGAGCATATTGAGCAACGCTTTGACTTGATTTTTATGGATTCGGCTAAGTCTAAGTACATCGTCTTTCTTCCAGAAGTTCTCAAACGATTGGAAGTTGGGGGAGTAGTCATTTTGGACGATATCTTCCAAGGAGGAGATGTGGCGCGTGATATTATGGAAGTTCGTCGTGGACAACGCACCATCTATCGAGGTTTGCAACGTCTCTTTGATGCCACTTTGGACCATCCTAGCTTGACGACCAGTTTGATTCCCCTCGGAGATGGCATTCTTATGATTCGTAAAAATCAGGAAGAGATTTCTTTGCCGACAGAAGAGTAG
- a CDS encoding peptidylprolyl isomerase, with the protein MKKKFVAGAVTLLSVVTLAACAKSGSDKDIVTMKGDTITVGDFYDEIKYNQGAQQYLFQMTINKVFEKEYGSKVSDKDVEKKVDEQKKQLGEAFNSYLTQQGLTEETNKQQIRSNLLLEYAVDQAISKELTDEAYKKAFETYTPEITANVIKLDSEEKANEVLASVKAEGADFAQIAKENSTDASTKENGGEIKFDSGTTTVPTRVKEAASKLDVNGISDVVIDPASQKSAGAYYIVKVTKKEEKGSDWKKYEKRLKEILTAERKNDANFIRSIIAKAMTNANIKVKDDAFKATFNQYMQNIGATTEDSSSSK; encoded by the coding sequence ATGAAGAAAAAATTTGTAGCTGGAGCGGTGACCCTTTTATCCGTTGTAACGCTAGCAGCTTGTGCAAAAAGTGGCAGTGACAAAGATATCGTCACAATGAAGGGGGATACCATCACTGTTGGTGATTTCTATGATGAAATCAAATATAACCAAGGTGCACAACAATACCTTTTCCAAATGACCATTAATAAAGTCTTTGAAAAAGAATACGGCTCAAAAGTCTCAGACAAAGATGTTGAGAAAAAAGTTGATGAGCAGAAAAAACAATTGGGTGAAGCCTTCAATAGCTACCTCACGCAACAAGGTTTAACAGAAGAAACCAACAAACAACAAATTCGTAGTAACCTTTTGTTAGAGTATGCGGTTGACCAAGCTATTTCAAAAGAATTGACAGACGAAGCTTATAAAAAAGCCTTTGAAACTTATACACCAGAAATCACTGCAAATGTGATTAAATTGGATTCAGAAGAAAAAGCGAATGAAGTTCTTGCAAGTGTAAAAGCTGAAGGCGCTGACTTTGCACAAATTGCCAAAGAAAACTCTACAGATGCTAGCACCAAAGAAAACGGTGGAGAAATCAAATTTGACTCTGGAACAACAACTGTTCCAACTCGTGTCAAGGAAGCAGCATCTAAGCTTGATGTAAATGGTATTTCAGATGTCGTTATTGATCCTGCTAGTCAAAAAAGCGCTGGTGCCTACTATATCGTTAAAGTAACTAAGAAGGAAGAAAAAGGATCTGACTGGAAGAAATACGAAAAACGCTTGAAAGAAATTCTGACGGCAGAACGTAAAAATGATGCCAACTTTATCCGTAGCATCATTGCCAAAGCAATGACAAATGCCAATATCAAGGTGAAAGATGATGCCTTCAAGGCAACCTTCAACCAATACATGCAAAATATTGGTGCAACAACAGAAGATAGCTCATCTTCTAAATAA
- a CDS encoding LURP-one-related/scramblase family protein codes for MKTYLVKQKFRLGGERFDIKNDLGMVEYQVEGSFLKIPKTFTVFDVEGQKVSHITKKPFSLLPQFTVELADGSSFFIRKKLTLLRDKYDISNLGLRIEGNIWDLDFKLLDDRDQLVAEISKQVFTLTSTYQVSVYEEEYANLVISLCLAIDYVEMMENGS; via the coding sequence ATGAAAACGTATCTGGTCAAACAAAAGTTTCGACTTGGAGGGGAACGCTTTGACATCAAAAATGATCTAGGAATGGTGGAATACCAGGTAGAAGGTTCATTTTTGAAAATTCCCAAGACCTTTACGGTATTTGATGTGGAAGGCCAGAAGGTTAGCCATATCACGAAGAAGCCTTTTAGCCTCTTACCCCAATTCACTGTAGAATTGGCGGATGGCTCCAGTTTTTTCATCCGTAAAAAACTAACTTTACTCCGTGATAAGTACGATATTTCTAATTTAGGACTACGTATCGAAGGCAATATCTGGGATTTGGATTTCAAGTTATTGGATGATCGGGACCAGCTGGTTGCAGAGATTAGCAAACAAGTCTTTACCTTGACGTCGACTTATCAGGTATCCGTCTATGAAGAGGAATATGCCAATCTCGTGATTTCCTTGTGTCTTGCCATTGACTATGTAGAAATGATGGAGAATGGCTCCTAA
- the alaS gene encoding alanine--tRNA ligase, translating to MKQLSSAQVRQMWLDFWATKGHSVEPSVSLVPVNDPTLLWINSGVATLKKYFDGTIIPENPRITNAQKAIRTNDIENVGKTARHHTMFEMLGNFSIGDYFRDEAITWAYELLTSPEWFDFPKEKLYMTYYPADTDSYNRWIEVGVDPSHLIPIEDNFWEIGAGPSGPDTEIFFDRGEAFDPENIGIRLLAEDIENDRYIEIWNIVLSQFNADPAVPRSEYKELPHKNIDTGAGLERLVAVIQGAKTNFETDLFMPIIREVEKLSGKVYDQDGDNMSFKVIADHIRSLSFAIGDGALPGNEGRGYVLRRLLRRASMHGQKLGINEPFLYKLVPTVGKIMESYYPEVLEKRDFIEKIVKSEEESFARTLHSGQHFAETIVADLKEKGQTVIAGQDVFKLYDTYGFPVELTEEIAEEAGMTVDREGFEAAMKEQQERARASAVKGGSMGMQNETLQNITVESVFNYNASQLSSKLVAIVADNAEVEAVTEGTASLIFAETPFYAEMGGQVADHGQILDAQGNVVATVTDVQKAPNGQPLHTVEVLAPLALNQEYTLAIDSNRRHRVMKNHTATHLLHAALHNILGHHATQAGSLNEVEFLRFDFTHFQAVTPEELRAIEQQVNEKIWEAIAVETVETDIDTAKEMGAMALFGEKYGKEVRVVTIGDYSVELCGGTHVGNTSEIGLFKIVKEEGIGSGTRRILAVTGKEAFEAYREQEDALKAVAATLKAPQLKEVPHKVEGLQEQLRQLQKENAELKEKAAAAAAGDVFKDVKEANGHRYIASQVSVSDAGALRTFADNWKQKDYSDVLVLVAAIGDKVNLLVASKTKDIHAGNLVKELAPIVDGRGGGKPDMAMAGGSNQAKIQELLDAVAGKL from the coding sequence ATGAAACAATTATCTAGTGCACAAGTCCGCCAAATGTGGCTTGATTTCTGGGCGACCAAAGGTCACTCAGTAGAACCATCCGTTAGCTTGGTTCCAGTAAACGATCCAACCCTTTTGTGGATCAACTCAGGGGTTGCTACTCTTAAGAAATACTTTGACGGGACCATCATCCCTGAAAACCCACGGATTACCAATGCGCAAAAGGCTATCCGTACCAACGATATTGAAAACGTAGGGAAGACGGCGCGTCACCATACCATGTTTGAAATGTTGGGGAACTTCTCAATCGGGGATTACTTCCGTGACGAAGCTATTACATGGGCTTATGAACTTTTGACAAGTCCTGAATGGTTTGACTTCCCCAAAGAAAAACTCTATATGACCTACTACCCAGCTGATACAGATTCTTACAACCGCTGGATTGAAGTGGGCGTGGATCCAAGTCACTTGATTCCAATCGAGGACAACTTCTGGGAAATTGGTGCTGGACCTTCTGGACCAGATACAGAAATCTTCTTTGACCGTGGGGAAGCCTTTGACCCAGAAAATATTGGTATTCGCCTTCTCGCAGAAGATATCGAAAACGACCGTTACATCGAGATCTGGAACATCGTCTTGTCACAATTTAATGCTGACCCAGCTGTCCCTCGTAGCGAGTACAAGGAATTGCCACACAAGAACATTGATACGGGCGCTGGTTTGGAGCGTTTGGTAGCTGTTATCCAAGGTGCTAAGACTAACTTTGAAACAGACCTATTTATGCCTATCATTCGCGAAGTGGAGAAGTTGTCTGGTAAGGTCTACGACCAAGATGGCGACAATATGAGCTTCAAGGTCATCGCTGACCACATCCGTTCACTTTCATTTGCCATCGGTGATGGTGCCCTTCCAGGAAATGAAGGCCGTGGTTATGTCCTTCGTCGTTTGCTCCGTCGTGCCTCTATGCATGGTCAAAAATTGGGTATCAATGAGCCTTTCCTTTACAAACTGGTTCCAACTGTTGGTAAGATCATGGAAAGCTACTACCCAGAAGTTCTTGAAAAACGTGACTTTATTGAAAAAATCGTTAAGAGCGAGGAAGAGTCATTTGCCCGCACTCTTCACTCAGGTCAACACTTTGCAGAAACTATCGTAGCAGACTTGAAAGAAAAAGGCCAAACGGTTATCGCTGGTCAAGATGTCTTCAAACTCTACGATACTTATGGATTCCCAGTGGAATTGACAGAAGAGATTGCTGAAGAAGCTGGAATGACTGTAGACCGTGAAGGTTTTGAAGCAGCTATGAAGGAACAACAAGAACGTGCGCGTGCGTCAGCTGTCAAAGGCGGATCTATGGGGATGCAAAATGAAACCCTTCAAAACATCACTGTAGAAAGTGTCTTCAACTACAATGCTAGCCAATTGTCTTCTAAATTGGTGGCTATCGTAGCGGATAATGCAGAAGTAGAAGCTGTAACAGAAGGAACTGCATCTCTGATTTTTGCAGAAACTCCATTCTACGCTGAAATGGGTGGACAAGTTGCGGACCACGGTCAAATCTTGGATGCTCAAGGAAACGTCGTAGCGACAGTAACAGATGTACAGAAAGCACCAAACGGACAACCACTTCATACTGTTGAAGTTCTTGCGCCACTTGCTTTGAACCAAGAATACACTTTGGCCATCGATAGCAATCGTCGTCATCGTGTCATGAAGAACCACACAGCCACTCACTTGCTTCATGCGGCTCTTCACAATATCCTTGGTCACCATGCAACTCAAGCAGGTTCACTTAATGAAGTAGAATTCCTTCGCTTTGACTTCACTCACTTCCAAGCTGTCACTCCTGAAGAATTGCGTGCTATTGAGCAACAAGTCAATGAGAAGATCTGGGAAGCTATCGCAGTGGAAACAGTTGAGACTGATATTGATACAGCTAAAGAAATGGGTGCTATGGCCCTCTTTGGTGAGAAATACGGTAAGGAAGTCCGTGTTGTAACGATTGGTGACTACTCAGTTGAACTTTGTGGTGGTACTCACGTAGGTAACACTTCTGAAATCGGTCTCTTCAAGATTGTCAAAGAAGAAGGGATTGGATCAGGAACTCGTCGTATCTTGGCAGTGACTGGTAAAGAAGCCTTCGAAGCCTACCGTGAACAAGAAGATGCACTGAAAGCCGTCGCAGCAACCTTGAAAGCTCCTCAACTCAAAGAAGTGCCTCACAAGGTTGAAGGACTTCAAGAACAACTCCGTCAATTGCAAAAAGAAAATGCTGAATTGAAGGAAAAAGCGGCAGCAGCAGCGGCAGGTGATGTCTTCAAAGACGTTAAGGAAGCAAACGGCCACCGTTACATTGCTAGTCAAGTTTCTGTATCAGATGCAGGTGCCCTTCGTACCTTTGCGGATAACTGGAAACAAAAAGACTACTCAGACGTCCTTGTTCTTGTCGCAGCTATTGGTGACAAGGTCAACCTTCTCGTAGCTAGCAAGACTAAAGATATCCACGCAGGTAACTTGGTTAAAGAATTGGCTCCAATCGTCGATGGACGTGGTGGTGGAAAACCAGACATGGCCATGGCAGGAGGAAGCAACCAAGCCAAGATCCAAGAATTGTTGGATGCCGTAGCAGGTAAATTGTAA
- the nrdF gene encoding class 1b ribonucleoside-diphosphate reductase subunit beta yields METYYKAINWNAIEDVIDKSTWEKLTEQFWLDTRIPLSNDLDDWRKLSHKEKDLVGKVFGGLTLLDTMQSETGVQALRADIRTPHEEAVFNNIQFMESVHAKSYSSIFSTLNTKSEIEEIFEWTNTNPFLQKKAEIINEIYLNGTPLEKKVASVFLETFLFYSGFFTPLYYLGNNKLANVAEIIKLIIRDESVHGTYIGYKFQLGFNELPEEEQEKLKEWMYDLLYTLYENEEGYTESLYDGVGWTEEVKTFLRYNANKALMNLGQDPLFPDSADDVNPIVMNGISTGTSNHDFFSQVGNGYLLGEVEAMQDDDYNYGL; encoded by the coding sequence ATGGAAACTTACTACAAAGCCATTAACTGGAATGCCATCGAGGATGTCATCGATAAATCTACTTGGGAAAAGCTAACCGAACAATTTTGGTTGGATACACGTATTCCCTTATCAAATGACTTGGACGACTGGAGAAAATTATCTCACAAGGAAAAAGACTTGGTTGGTAAAGTCTTTGGTGGATTGACGCTCTTGGATACCATGCAGTCTGAAACAGGTGTGCAAGCTCTTCGTGCAGATATCCGTACGCCTCATGAAGAAGCTGTCTTTAACAACATCCAATTCATGGAATCTGTCCATGCTAAGTCCTACTCTTCTATCTTTTCTACCTTGAATACTAAGTCAGAAATCGAAGAGATTTTCGAGTGGACCAATACCAATCCCTTCCTTCAGAAGAAGGCAGAGATCATCAATGAAATCTACCTCAATGGGACTCCTCTAGAAAAGAAAGTAGCCAGCGTCTTTCTTGAAACCTTCCTCTTCTACTCTGGTTTCTTCACACCACTCTACTATCTTGGAAACAACAAGTTGGCCAACGTAGCTGAGATCATCAAGTTGATCATTCGTGACGAATCTGTTCACGGAACCTATATCGGCTACAAGTTCCAACTCGGATTTAACGAATTACCAGAAGAGGAACAAGAAAAACTTAAAGAATGGATGTATGACTTGCTCTACACCCTCTATGAGAATGAAGAAGGCTATACAGAGAGCCTCTATGACGGTGTGGGCTGGACAGAGGAAGTCAAGACCTTCCTTCGCTATAACGCTAACAAAGCCCTCATGAACTTGGGACAAGACCCGCTTTTCCCTGACTCAGCGGATGATGTCAACCCCATCGTCATGAACGGGATCTCAACCGGTACATCCAACCATGACTTCTTCTCTCAAGTCGGAAATGGTTACCTTCTCGGTGAAGTAGAAGCCATGCAGGATGACGATTACAACTACGGCCTATAA
- the nrdE gene encoding class 1b ribonucleoside-diphosphate reductase subunit alpha, producing MGLKSLEDVTYFRLNNEINRPVNGQIMLHKDKEALDAFFKENVVPNTMAFDSITDKINYLIEHNYIETAFIQKYRPEFLEELYQFIKDQNFQFKSFMAAYKFYNQYALKTNDGEYYLESMEDRVFFNALYFADGNEDIAKDIANEIIHQRYQPATPSFLNAGRARRGELVSCFLIQVTDDMNAIGRSINSALQLSRIGGGVGISLSNLREAGAPIKGYEGAASGVVPVMKLFEDSFSYSNQLGQRQGAGAVYLNVFHPDIIAFLSTKKENADEKVRVKTLSLGVVVPDKFYELARKNEEMYLFSPYSVEREYGVPFNYIDITEKYDELVANPNIRKTKIKARDLETEISKLQQESGYPYVVNIDTANRANPVDGKIIMSNLCSEILQVQEPSLINDAQEFIKMGTDVSCNLGSTNVVNMMTSPDFGRSIRAMVRALTFVTDSSHIVAVPTIDHGNSQAHTFGLGAMGLHSYLAQQLIEYGSPESVEFTSIYFMLMNYWTLVESNNIARERGITFHNFEKSDYANGSYFDKYTTGEFVPKSDRVKELFKDIFIPSAEDWAELRAKVQADGLYHQNRLAVAPNGSISYINDVSASIHPITQRIEERQEKKIGKIYYPAAGLSTDTIPYYTSAYDMDMRKVIDVYAAATEHVDQGLSLTLFMRSDIPKGLYEWKTENKQTTRDLSILRNYAFNKGIKSIYYVRTFTDDGGEVGANQCESCVI from the coding sequence ATGGGATTAAAATCACTTGAAGACGTAACCTACTTCCGTCTTAATAATGAAATCAACCGTCCAGTAAACGGTCAAATCATGCTTCATAAAGATAAAGAAGCCTTGGATGCCTTCTTCAAAGAAAACGTTGTGCCAAATACCATGGCCTTTGATTCAATAACGGATAAAATCAACTACCTTATTGAACACAACTATATCGAAACAGCCTTCATTCAGAAGTACCGTCCTGAATTTTTGGAAGAACTTTATCAATTTATTAAAGATCAAAACTTCCAATTCAAGTCCTTCATGGCTGCCTATAAATTCTATAACCAGTACGCTCTGAAAACAAATGATGGAGAATACTATCTCGAAAGCATGGAAGACCGCGTCTTCTTCAATGCTCTCTATTTTGCGGATGGAAATGAAGACATTGCAAAAGACATCGCAAACGAAATCATCCACCAACGCTACCAACCAGCTACTCCTTCATTCTTAAATGCTGGACGTGCCCGTCGTGGAGAATTGGTCTCCTGTTTCTTGATCCAAGTAACCGATGACATGAATGCGATTGGACGCTCTATCAACTCTGCCCTTCAACTTTCTCGTATCGGTGGTGGGGTTGGGATTTCCCTCAGCAACCTTCGTGAAGCTGGAGCACCGATCAAGGGCTATGAAGGAGCTGCTTCTGGGGTCGTACCTGTTATGAAACTCTTTGAAGATAGCTTCTCTTACTCGAACCAATTGGGACAACGCCAAGGGGCTGGGGCTGTTTATCTCAACGTCTTCCACCCAGATATTATCGCCTTTCTTTCTACCAAGAAAGAAAATGCCGATGAAAAGGTTCGTGTTAAGACCCTTTCACTTGGTGTCGTCGTGCCAGACAAGTTCTACGAGTTGGCTCGTAAGAATGAAGAAATGTACCTCTTCAGCCCTTACTCTGTAGAGCGTGAATACGGAGTGCCATTCAACTACATCGACATCACTGAAAAATACGATGAGTTGGTCGCTAATCCAAACATCCGCAAGACAAAAATCAAGGCGCGTGATTTGGAAACTGAAATTTCTAAATTGCAACAAGAATCTGGTTACCCTTATGTAGTCAACATCGATACTGCTAACCGGGCAAACCCAGTTGATGGGAAGATCATCATGAGTAACTTGTGTTCAGAGATCCTCCAGGTTCAAGAGCCAAGCTTGATTAACGATGCCCAAGAATTCATTAAAATGGGAACAGACGTCTCATGTAACCTTGGTTCAACCAACGTAGTCAACATGATGACTTCACCTGATTTTGGTCGTTCCATTCGTGCCATGGTTCGTGCCTTGACCTTTGTAACCGATAGTTCTCACATCGTCGCTGTTCCTACTATCGACCACGGAAATAGCCAAGCGCATACCTTTGGTCTTGGTGCTATGGGCCTTCACAGTTATCTTGCCCAACAATTGATTGAATACGGATCACCTGAGTCTGTTGAGTTTACGAGCATCTACTTCATGCTCATGAACTACTGGACCCTCGTGGAATCAAACAACATCGCGCGTGAACGGGGTATTACCTTCCATAACTTTGAAAAATCAGACTACGCAAATGGTAGCTACTTTGATAAGTACACGACTGGAGAGTTTGTTCCAAAATCTGATCGCGTCAAAGAACTCTTTAAAGATATCTTCATCCCAAGTGCAGAAGATTGGGCAGAATTGCGTGCGAAGGTTCAAGCAGATGGTCTTTACCACCAAAACCGCTTGGCTGTAGCACCAAATGGTTCTATCAGCTACATCAATGACGTATCTGCTTCTATCCACCCAATTACACAACGGATTGAAGAGCGCCAAGAGAAGAAAATCGGGAAAATCTACTATCCTGCTGCAGGATTATCAACAGATACCATTCCTTACTACACTTCTGCTTACGATATGGATATGCGCAAAGTCATTGATGTCTACGCTGCTGCAACTGAGCACGTAGACCAAGGGCTCTCACTGACTCTCTTTATGCGCAGTGACATTCCAAAAGGCCTTTACGAATGGAAAACTGAAAACAAACAAACCACTCGTGACTTGTCTATCCTTCGCAACTATGCCTTTAACAAGGGAATCAAGTCTATCTACTACGTCCGTACCTTTACAGATGATGGCGGAGAAGTTGGTGCCAACCAATGTGAAAGCTGTGTCATCTAA
- the nrdH gene encoding glutaredoxin-like protein NrdH — MVTIYSKNNCVQCKMTKRFLDTNHVEYREINLDEQPEFVDHVKNLGFNAAPVIQTADEVFSGFQPAKLKKLS; from the coding sequence ATGGTGACAATTTATTCAAAAAATAATTGCGTTCAATGTAAAATGACCAAACGTTTTTTAGATACCAATCACGTTGAATACCGTGAAATTAATCTAGATGAGCAACCTGAGTTTGTAGACCATGTGAAGAACCTTGGTTTCAACGCTGCACCAGTTATCCAAACGGCAGATGAAGTCTTTTCTGGCTTCCAACCAGCTAAGCTCAAGAAATTATCTTAA
- a CDS encoding phosphocarrier protein HPr: protein MASKDFHIVAETGIHARPATLLVQTASKFASDITLEYKGKSVNLKSIMGVMSLGVGQGADVVISAEGADADDALAAIAETMEKEGLA, encoded by the coding sequence ATGGCTTCTAAAGATTTCCACATCGTGGCAGAAACAGGTATCCACGCACGTCCAGCAACTTTGTTGGTTCAAACTGCTAGCAAATTTGCTTCAGATATTACTCTTGAATACAAAGGTAAATCAGTTAACTTGAAATCAATCATGGGTGTTATGAGCCTGGGTGTTGGTCAAGGAGCTGACGTTGTAATCTCAGCTGAAGGTGCTGACGCTGATGACGCTCTTGCAGCAATCGCTGAAACAATGGAAAAAGAAGGATTGGCATAA